A window of the bacterium genome harbors these coding sequences:
- a CDS encoding PCRF domain-containing protein: protein MSNVMVLDAHTLADYKANPKTAYLAAEYERLEKEKQEALSVAADDAALRALVEEERISFERQQAELLAEMERILSREHEEEALPSEAILEVRAGAGGEEAAIFARELALMYQRFAEREGWEFVPVDESESELGGYKQAVFDVRGRDAYAKLRHERGVHRVQRVPATEKSGRIHTSTASVAVLPIRKKPAVVISPADIEMEFSRAGGAGGQNVNKVETAVRVIHKPTGIDVRSTSERSQLRNREKALAILAAKLSELAEESHSSESAAERRQQIGSAERSEKIRTYNFLQDRVTDHRLKKSWHSIERIMDGDIAPLIEALEAIA from the coding sequence ATGTCAAATGTCATGGTTTTGGACGCGCACACGCTTGCCGATTACAAGGCAAATCCGAAAACCGCCTATCTTGCCGCGGAATACGAGCGTCTTGAGAAAGAAAAGCAAGAGGCGCTCAGTGTCGCGGCGGATGATGCGGCGCTCCGCGCGCTCGTCGAGGAGGAGCGCATTTCTTTTGAACGCCAGCAAGCGGAGCTTCTCGCCGAGATGGAGCGTATCCTCTCGCGCGAGCACGAGGAGGAGGCGCTGCCTAGCGAGGCGATACTTGAGGTGCGCGCCGGAGCGGGCGGGGAAGAGGCCGCTATTTTTGCGCGCGAGCTTGCTCTGATGTACCAGAGGTTTGCCGAGCGCGAGGGGTGGGAGTTCGTGCCGGTTGACGAGTCGGAGAGCGAGCTTGGTGGCTACAAACAGGCGGTGTTCGATGTGCGCGGCAGAGATGCATATGCGAAGCTCCGTCACGAGCGCGGGGTACACCGCGTGCAGCGGGTGCCCGCGACTGAGAAGTCCGGCCGCATTCACACTTCGACCGCCTCAGTCGCGGTGTTGCCTATAAGAAAAAAACCTGCCGTCGTGATTAGTCCCGCAGATATTGAAATGGAGTTTTCTCGCGCTGGGGGGGCCGGGGGACAGAACGTGAATAAAGTGGAGACCGCGGTGCGCGTGATCCACAAGCCGACTGGCATTGATGTGCGCTCGACCTCCGAGCGCAGCCAGCTCCGGAACCGCGAGAAAGCGCTCGCCATTCTTGCGGCAAAGCTCTCCGAGCTCGCCGAGGAGTCTCATTCCTCCGAGAGCGCCGCCGAGCGCCGTCAGCAGATCGGCTCCGCCGAGCGCTCGGAGAAAATTCGTACATACAATTTCCTACAGGATAGAGTCACCGACCACCGGCTGAAGAAAAGCTGGCACAGCATCGAGCGCATCATGGACGGCGACATCGCACCGCTCATCGAGGCGCTTGAGGCCATAGCGTAA
- the rpsB gene encoding 30S ribosomal protein S2 gives MENEASSVASPIVETLFSVGAHYGYKKSRRHPSVSPYIFGVKNRVEIFDLVQTSALFERAKEYVRSLGAAGKTMLFVGTKFEAKEAVRAGALEAGQPFVVERWIGGALTNLSEIRKRVNRLETLRSGRESGEFDKYTKKERLLLDREIAQLEKNFGGIVAMAALPAVLFVVDPREESTALREAKRMKIPVVALASSDCDITNIAYPIVGNDAARGSITFFVNEIAKAYQESKTNVGSVVV, from the coding sequence ATGGAAAATGAAGCATCAAGCGTTGCCTCGCCCATCGTGGAGACGCTCTTTAGCGTCGGGGCGCACTACGGCTATAAGAAATCGCGGCGGCATCCGTCCGTCTCGCCCTATATTTTCGGCGTGAAGAACCGCGTCGAGATTTTCGATCTTGTGCAGACGTCTGCGCTTTTTGAGCGCGCGAAAGAGTATGTACGCTCGCTCGGTGCCGCGGGGAAGACCATGCTCTTTGTTGGTACGAAGTTTGAGGCCAAAGAGGCCGTGCGCGCGGGTGCGCTCGAGGCGGGCCAGCCGTTCGTCGTCGAGCGCTGGATCGGGGGAGCACTCACGAACCTCTCCGAGATCCGCAAGCGCGTCAACAGGCTTGAGACGCTCCGGAGTGGACGCGAGTCGGGTGAGTTTGACAAGTACACGAAAAAAGAGCGCCTGCTCCTTGATCGGGAGATCGCGCAGCTTGAGAAAAATTTCGGCGGCATCGTCGCGATGGCGGCGCTTCCGGCGGTGCTCTTTGTTGTTGATCCGCGCGAGGAGAGCACGGCCTTGCGCGAGGCAAAGCGCATGAAGATCCCCGTGGTCGCGCTTGCAAGCTCGGATTGTGATATCACGAACATCGCTTATCCCATCGTCGGCAACGACGCCGCGCGAGGGAGCATTACGTTTTTTGTGAATGAGATAGCAAAAGCGTATCAGGAAAGCAAGACTAATGTTGGCAGTGTTGTTGTTTGA
- the polX gene encoding DNA polymerase/3'-5' exonuclease PolX codes for MQHLTNREIASRLREVAALYEMDDIAFKPRAYEKAALGIEALSEEAGEIFRSRGREGLEAIPGIGRGIAEHIEEMLTHGTFREYERLKKKVPVEVLALMAVEGVGPKMVKTLWQKLKVRTLADLERAARAGKVRKLSQFGVKSEEKILKGIEFLKKSGGRRVLGTMLPEIEQLERSVREFPEVHEAIVAGSVRRRKETIGDIDIVAVSKNPKRVMERFLALPEVAHVYASGETKTLVRLTNGLDADLRVVPSKSFGAALNYFTGSKAHNIALREMAVKKGWKLNEYGLYKSQKSKVKAQNHNVKVKSAEIQIAGKTEEDLYKTLGLRYIEPELREDTGEIEAARNNKLPKLIGYGDLKGDLQVQTDWTDGDDSIEEMARAAKEAGLEYIAITDHTRGLAMTGGLDEEKLLKQADEIQHINRKIQNTKYKIHVLTGAEGNIGKDGSLDIADEVLAKLDVVGAAVHSHFKLSRAEQTKRLIRAMENPHVDIIFHLTGRLINKREAIELDIEEVIRTAKRTGTILEIDASPERADIKDEYIKKCVEAGVKMVIDSDAHAVSHFAFLSFGIAQARRGWASKNNIINTLPIGQFLRRLKGY; via the coding sequence ATGCAGCATCTCACGAATAGAGAAATTGCTTCTCGCTTGCGTGAAGTGGCGGCGCTCTACGAAATGGACGATATTGCCTTTAAGCCGCGCGCGTACGAGAAGGCGGCGCTCGGAATCGAAGCTTTGAGCGAAGAAGCGGGGGAAATTTTTCGCTCTCGTGGCAGAGAGGGACTGGAGGCAATTCCCGGCATCGGGCGCGGCATTGCCGAGCACATCGAGGAGATGCTCACGCACGGCACTTTCCGCGAGTATGAACGACTGAAAAAGAAAGTGCCAGTCGAAGTGCTTGCGCTCATGGCGGTCGAGGGTGTGGGCCCCAAAATGGTGAAGACGCTCTGGCAGAAGCTTAAAGTCCGTACGCTTGCCGATCTTGAGCGCGCCGCGCGCGCGGGGAAGGTAAGAAAACTCTCGCAATTTGGTGTAAAGAGCGAGGAGAAAATTCTTAAAGGGATTGAATTTTTAAAAAAGTCCGGCGGCAGGAGAGTGCTCGGCACAATGCTCCCTGAGATCGAGCAGCTCGAGAGATCGGTGCGGGAGTTTCCTGAAGTGCACGAGGCGATTGTCGCTGGCTCGGTGCGGCGGAGGAAAGAGACGATCGGCGACATTGACATTGTGGCTGTTTCAAAAAACCCCAAGCGCGTGATGGAGCGATTCCTCGCACTCCCCGAAGTCGCGCATGTCTACGCGAGCGGCGAGACGAAGACCCTGGTGCGGCTCACGAACGGCCTCGACGCGGACCTTCGTGTCGTGCCCTCTAAGAGTTTCGGGGCCGCGCTCAACTACTTTACGGGCTCGAAGGCACACAATATCGCACTGCGGGAGATGGCGGTTAAAAAAGGGTGGAAGTTGAATGAGTACGGGTTGTACAAAAGTCAAAAGTCAAAAGTCAAAGCTCAAAACCACAACGTAAAAGTTAAAAGTGCCGAAATCCAGATTGCAGGGAAAACAGAGGAGGACTTATACAAGACATTGGGATTGAGGTACATCGAGCCGGAGTTGCGGGAAGATACGGGGGAGATTGAGGCGGCTCGAAACAACAAGTTGCCTAAGCTTATCGGCTACGGTGACTTGAAAGGCGATCTTCAGGTGCAGACGGACTGGACAGACGGTGACGACTCGATTGAAGAAATGGCGCGCGCGGCGAAGGAGGCGGGGCTTGAGTACATCGCGATAACCGACCATACGAGGGGTCTCGCCATGACTGGCGGTTTGGATGAAGAAAAGCTTCTGAAGCAAGCCGATGAGATTCAGCACATCAACCGCAAAATACAAAATACAAAATACAAGATACACGTCCTCACCGGCGCCGAAGGCAATATTGGTAAAGACGGCTCGCTCGATATCGCGGATGAGGTGCTCGCTAAGCTCGACGTCGTCGGCGCTGCGGTTCACAGTCACTTCAAGCTATCGCGTGCGGAGCAAACAAAGCGTCTCATCCGCGCGATGGAGAATCCGCATGTAGATATAATCTTTCATCTCACCGGTCGGCTTATCAACAAGCGCGAAGCGATCGAGCTCGATATCGAGGAGGTTATTCGCACAGCAAAACGTACGGGTACTATACTTGAGATCGATGCATCCCCAGAGCGCGCGGACATTAAAGACGAGTACATAAAAAAGTGCGTCGAGGCAGGCGTTAAAATGGTTATTGATTCCGACGCACACGCGGTTTCGCACTTCGCATTTTTATCGTTTGGTATCGCGCAAGCACGACGAGGCTGGGCGAGCAAAAACAATATAATCAATACGCTCCCGATCGGACAATTTTTACGGCGGTTGAAAGGGTACTAA
- a CDS encoding Ig-like domain-containing protein, with protein sequence MNDQIKLAAALFIVVIFSANLLFAPSVASAQTNEQISQQLKAQIEQLQAQIRTLQQQLGIVSSTEPKPVSVPTPIPSVFPDCPVFSHALYRGVSDITTGGEVSKLQKMLANDPSVYPEGLITGYYGQLTEKAVQRWQAKWKIVSFGSPATTGYGVVGPQTRAKIITACPIVSSTSTPTISLTAPLANTTVAHTITISATASDDIGISKVEFLVDGALKGTDTTAPYSYAWDTTNNNTHPCNGAHTHTLSAKAYDATGNSNTSSTIVVNMQTPSYCTPQTSKFSLNDRISINVGANVTLNIRSTANGTITGFQPHGALGTIIGGPTTAGGFTWWNVNYDTGIDGWSAESYLQKVDARARGADISYGPGPRQKLDVYYDTTFKNAPIAFFIHGGGWQSGDKSNAATHGRPDFFNGLGFVYVTPNYRLSSDGDMFPLQIQDAACALAWIKQNAARYGADPSKVVIMGSSAGAHLAAMITYNPEGAWLNGCSTQGQSLAVQGFWGESGLYDFDVIADPIKTQSALQPFLGDLYDPTRWSPAEPINFISPGDPPALLMHGDQDFFVGFQQSIDFAAALKSQGIPVTLDIIPGYGHTDGIRNFDSNTSLRNEVETFVRNIITGNSSYKR encoded by the coding sequence ATGAACGATCAAATAAAACTAGCCGCAGCCTTGTTTATTGTCGTGATTTTTAGTGCCAATTTATTATTTGCTCCGAGTGTAGCTTCGGCACAAACGAACGAGCAAATCAGCCAACAACTAAAGGCACAGATTGAACAATTGCAGGCACAGATTAGAACTCTGCAACAACAGTTGGGCATTGTGAGTTCGACTGAACCGAAACCGGTGTCTGTTCCGACACCAATCCCATCAGTTTTTCCGGATTGTCCTGTGTTTTCACATGCACTTTATCGCGGCGTGAGCGACATCACAACAGGAGGAGAAGTGTCAAAATTGCAAAAGATGTTAGCCAATGACCCGAGCGTATATCCAGAGGGACTCATAACCGGATATTATGGTCAGCTTACCGAAAAAGCGGTTCAGCGCTGGCAAGCAAAATGGAAAATTGTTTCTTTCGGGAGTCCCGCGACCACAGGATATGGAGTTGTGGGGCCGCAGACACGAGCAAAAATTATTACAGCTTGCCCCATTGTGAGTAGCACCAGCACCCCCACTATTTCTCTCACTGCACCTCTTGCCAATACTACCGTAGCACACACCATCACTATCTCCGCAACTGCATCAGACGACATCGGCATCTCGAAGGTGGAATTTCTCGTAGACGGCGCCCTCAAAGGAACAGACACGACCGCTCCCTACTCCTACGCATGGGATACCACAAATAACAATACCCATCCCTGCAATGGAGCTCATACCCATACGCTATCAGCCAAAGCGTATGATGCGACTGGAAACTCAAACACAAGCTCTACTATTGTGGTGAATATGCAGACTCCGAGCTACTGCACACCTCAGACTTCTAAGTTCTCCCTCAACGATCGTATCTCCATCAATGTTGGCGCCAACGTTACCCTCAATATCCGCTCCACAGCCAACGGGACGATTACCGGCTTCCAACCTCATGGAGCGCTGGGGACTATCATCGGAGGTCCGACAACAGCCGGAGGATTCACCTGGTGGAATGTGAACTATGATACAGGGATCGATGGCTGGAGCGCGGAGAGTTATCTGCAGAAAGTGGATGCACGCGCTAGAGGAGCCGATATATCGTACGGACCAGGTCCCCGCCAGAAACTTGATGTGTATTATGACACAACTTTCAAAAACGCACCGATCGCTTTCTTCATACACGGCGGCGGCTGGCAATCTGGCGATAAGAGCAATGCAGCAACACATGGCCGCCCCGATTTCTTCAATGGTCTTGGATTCGTCTATGTAACTCCCAACTACCGGCTCTCCTCAGATGGCGATATGTTTCCGTTACAAATCCAGGATGCTGCCTGTGCTCTTGCGTGGATCAAGCAAAATGCCGCTCGATACGGCGCTGATCCTTCGAAGGTTGTTATCATGGGAAGCTCTGCAGGCGCGCATCTCGCCGCTATGATTACCTACAACCCTGAAGGCGCATGGCTCAACGGATGTTCGACGCAAGGCCAATCGCTTGCGGTCCAGGGATTCTGGGGCGAGAGCGGGTTATACGACTTCGATGTCATTGCGGATCCGATCAAAACGCAATCTGCCCTGCAGCCGTTCTTGGGTGATTTGTATGATCCCACACGATGGTCGCCAGCCGAGCCAATCAACTTTATCTCGCCCGGCGATCCGCCCGCACTCCTCATGCATGGAGACCAGGATTTTTTTGTCGGCTTTCAGCAGAGTATTGACTTTGCCGCAGCGCTCAAGAGTCAGGGGATTCCTGTCACCCTTGATATTATTCCCGGTTATGGACATACGGACGGCATTCGAAACTTTGATTCCAACACATCGCTCAGAAACGAGGTAGAGACATTTGTCAGAAATATCATAACAGGAAATTCCAGTTATAAAAGATAG